ACGTACACCTGGAACATCTGTTATACAATTTTTTTCACCTACTGGTAATCTTCCTATGGTTATTCCTAATTCTCTTACTTTTGTGCGCATCTCCTCACTCCTAAACAATTGCTTTACTTAATCTGTAATAAATATTTCATTATTAATAATCTAATCTCCTTTTTAAATTTAATTTATGTAGATAGTTTATCTTTCCATGTTAATAATATTTAAGAGTCATTTTGTGTGATTGTATAGAACTATAGATATTTTTATTTTTCACCTTTAAGTTAAAGCTTACATTTCAACAGCTTCCCTCCATGAATCATTCATTTTGATTTCCCAGCAATCAATATCATTGATACCCTTAAATAATATACGTCGGAATTCCGACTGAATAATTGTCGGTATAACGTCATTTTAAAACATCGGTATTTTCAAAATTGCAAATCTATTAGATAATAAGTTTGTAATATTATTATAAAGAGGAATATTATGGGGGTGATTTGCTAGTTGAATTACAATATTATTCTCTACAACGAAATGAAAACTATTATCCAAACGACTCCAAATCTTCAAAATCATCTACGATCACAATTGCTGCAATATATTGATACAAAAAAGGATCACCCTATGATATTTGGCAATCTATGTGTACTTCACTATTGTGAGTTCACAGAGGAGTTTAATCCAGAAATTTATCGGATTGCTGCAGCAGTTGAATTATTGGTGTTAAGTTTTGACATAATAGACGATCTGCAAGACCAAGATACTAGCAATATTTGGACATCAACTCCTGATCTGTCCATGAATGCTGCATTGGCAATGATTTTTATTCTCTCTAATGTAATTTTAGAAAGCAATTTCAATCATAAACATCACGCTAGAATTGTATTAGATATGTATGCATTGGATAGTATTAACGGTCAACAGCTAGATCTATTAAATTCATGTCAAAGCGAAGAAAGCTATCTGAACATGATATCTTTGAAGTCTGGGTCATTAGTAACTTTAAGTTGCTTAGTGGGTGTAGTTTTGGCGCAAGGTGACATCGATATTCGAGTGAAAGAATATTCGAATTTGATTGGTGTAATTCAACAAATCGAAAATGACATTTCTGATGTGCAGTCGATCAATGGTAAAAATGACCTGCTGAACAAAAAGTACTCATTACCGATTATTTACATCTTTGAAAAGCAAAATGATGTTTCCAAGCATCTAGAAGACTATTATCAAGGTCTCGTAACTTCTATGGATATTGACTTCGTAAAAAAGGAATTATTTTTTGGTGGTGCTCTTCACTATGCGAAGGCTATTCGTAATATGTACCGAATTAAAGCCCTTGAGTATATTGAGGATGTTACCATGAAGGAAGAAAGTAAAGAATATATCAAAAATCTAATGAAATGAGGAATTTAAAATGAACAAACTAATCCAATATTTAATTGAAAATCCAACTGTCGTTTCTTTACTACAACAAAACAAAGTATCTCTTGTAGGAGTTTCAGCTGCTGAACAACAAGCTATTACAGATGCATTTAAAGAATCAACTGTTAAACCTTTGGACCTTGGTTGGAGATAATGAATGTTTCCCCATAAATTGTTCTGGAGCATAATCACTATTTATCTAATTCTAGGATTATACCTATTCATTACGAGCATTCAATCTCCTATTGCAGGTATTGAAGTAGAAAAGAGTAATGATAAATGGGAGATTTCAAATTTTGAATATCCTGAATTAGCTAATCTACATCACATTAACCAGGGCGATTTCCTTTTAAAGGTAAATGATCAAAATATAACTAAATTTAATAGTTTAGACTACGACCAGACAATTCGATCTGCTAATAGTTTAACAATCATGACAAAAGAGGGAGATATTCGTGATGTGCTTTTAAGTCATTACGATCTCCCTTTCCAGTTTTTAACCTACTTTATTTTGCCTTTATGTTATTTTTTTATCGTACTATTTATAGCTATATATTTATTTACAAATAAAAAAGGAAACTCGCTATCATTAAAATACTTAATATTATTCATGCTATCTTTGGCATTGGCCTACAGTAGCATTGCATCATCCACTCGCTTAGATAGAATTGGAATCGTCGTAAATAGCACAAGTATGATTTTAAGTGCAGTATTACTTCTCCAATTTATAAAGTATTATTTATTGTTCATCGATATAAAATTTAAAGTTTTAAACAAAAGTTCGTGGTTTTATCTTTATCCAATTATCGTATTCGTTTTGACAATACTAGAGGGACCATTTCCTTTTTTATTTTCTGTTAATACTTTAATCATTCTCTCTATATTCTTTATTTTACTAACAATGATCATTATCATTCTCGGAATATCTCAGGTTAATTACAAAAAGCCACATATTAAATTACTGTTATGGGGTTTTATTTTACCGTTTTTACCATTTTTATTTTTATTTGTATTACCTGTTTTAATATTTCAAGAGTTTATTATATCATCTACTGCAAGTGCTCTATTTTTATTATTAATCCCAATCGGATTTATATTTGCTCAATTATCTGAACGATTGTTCGATGTTGAATATCATATATCCAGATTAAGATACTATACGTTTTATTCACTTATCTTAACGATTTGGTTAAGTTTAGGGATTAGTTTATTAACATCGGTGTCATTCAATAATTTAGTTGATACGACATTATTTATATTCATTTCACTTGTTATTTGTTTTTATATTAAAGAAAAAATAGATTATCATAACAGGAAAGTCTTATTCTCTCCGCGTGGTGATTATATCCATCTGCTATATACAACAATTGACGAAATTGGAAATGCGATTAAAACAGAAGAAATTTTCCAGCGTTTATCGTCCATTATCTCAAAGCAATTTGAATTAGATAATGTATATGTGGTGGCGTATGATGTTCAGGAAAAAAGATTCTTACCTATCCAAGATAGTAATAGTGCGATAATACATAAATCGCTTAACCAATCAATTTTTGAAAACCTGCAGCTAAGAGAGATTAAGAAGTTCGATTCTTACTATGTTGCTTGTTTGCACCATGATATTGAACGGAAACATTTTTTAATTATGGGAAATAACAATAATACTCAGTTAAAACATGAAGAGTTATTATGGTTAGAATTATTAATATTGTTCGTTAACAGTTTTATAGACAGTTCAAAATTAGTTGAAGATTTGCTTGAACAATTAAAATTGGCTCAACAAAAAGGAACAGACCAACCAATCTGGCTCAAAAAACTCGTTTGGCTCCAACTTGAGGATGAAAAAAATCAGTTAGCGCAAGAATTACACGATACAGTTTTGCAAGAGCAAATTTTCCTAATTCGTGAAATGGATTCGATCCTGTACGAAACAGATATTGATAAAATGCAGCCTAAAATTGCGGATTTCCATCGACAGCTAGTAACGATTAATCATCAACTAAGATCGTATTGTGAAAAGCTAAAGCCGCCTTTATTAGATACTTTAGGTTTAAATGCAGCACTTAACAAATTAATTATGGAAACGAAAAAGCGAGCAACTTTTTCTTTAATTACAAGCCTTGAACCAGTAAATGTAGAAAATAAACAAATACCTTTACTTATTTACCGTATCATTCAAGAAATGCTAAGTAATGCAGTAAAACATTCGAAAGCTACCTACGTAAAAATACAGTTAAAGAACTATGAAAATGGGTTTGAAATTTTCTATATGGATAACGGTGTTGGTTGTGATATGGATACGATTAATCAATCAGATTCGATGGGACTAACAGGAATGCGAGAAAGAGTCCTTGCCTATGATGGATATATTGATATCGATACTTATC
Above is a genomic segment from Lysinibacillus sp. PLM2 containing:
- the comP gene encoding sensor histidine kinase ComP — encoded protein: MFPHKLFWSIITIYLILGLYLFITSIQSPIAGIEVEKSNDKWEISNFEYPELANLHHINQGDFLLKVNDQNITKFNSLDYDQTIRSANSLTIMTKEGDIRDVLLSHYDLPFQFLTYFILPLCYFFIVLFIAIYLFTNKKGNSLSLKYLILFMLSLALAYSSIASSTRLDRIGIVVNSTSMILSAVLLLQFIKYYLLFIDIKFKVLNKSSWFYLYPIIVFVLTILEGPFPFLFSVNTLIILSIFFILLTMIIIILGISQVNYKKPHIKLLLWGFILPFLPFLFLFVLPVLIFQEFIISSTASALFLLLIPIGFIFAQLSERLFDVEYHISRLRYYTFYSLILTIWLSLGISLLTSVSFNNLVDTTLFIFISLVICFYIKEKIDYHNRKVLFSPRGDYIHLLYTTIDEIGNAIKTEEIFQRLSSIISKQFELDNVYVVAYDVQEKRFLPIQDSNSAIIHKSLNQSIFENLQLREIKKFDSYYVACLHHDIERKHFLIMGNNNNTQLKHEELLWLELLILFVNSFIDSSKLVEDLLEQLKLAQQKGTDQPIWLKKLVWLQLEDEKNQLAQELHDTVLQEQIFLIREMDSILYETDIDKMQPKIADFHRQLVTINHQLRSYCEKLKPPLLDTLGLNAALNKLIMETKKRATFSLITSLEPVNVENKQIPLLIYRIIQEMLSNAVKHSKATYVKIQLKNYENGFEIFYMDNGVGCDMDTINQSDSMGLTGMRERVLAYDGYIDIDTYPNEGMQIHIQVGNDLKND